From one Lysinibacillus sp. G4S2 genomic stretch:
- a CDS encoding transglutaminase family protein, with amino-acid sequence MKFEIQHTNIFQYESEVDQSLNTIRLKPRGDERQRLLSYRIAITPSSLTREHTDIWGNTVGTFYIPEQHQELEIQTTSIVSIQRAPFIHRIQYSPEMQTIFHSQLFYEHYLPYLKSTHFTYMTENQLEEVYHAIGHAENPVLFSLNLMQYLYSTFEYNPGATDVTTTASQAFALKRGVCQDFTHVMLAILRAKGIPARYVSGYLYVDENSALIGDIATHAWVEVMIPGIGWIGLDPTNNVEVLENHIILCIGRDYSDISPVEGVYSGGKHDLTVKVSVKAVNHL; translated from the coding sequence ATGAAATTTGAAATTCAACATACTAATATCTTTCAATATGAGTCTGAAGTCGATCAAAGCTTAAATACAATCCGCTTGAAGCCAAGAGGCGATGAGCGCCAGCGCTTATTATCCTATCGAATTGCCATTACACCTTCATCTTTAACGCGTGAGCATACAGATATTTGGGGCAATACGGTTGGCACTTTTTATATACCTGAGCAGCACCAAGAGCTAGAAATTCAAACGACATCTATTGTCAGCATTCAACGTGCACCCTTTATTCATCGCATTCAATATTCACCCGAGATGCAGACGATTTTTCACTCTCAGCTATTTTATGAGCATTATTTGCCCTATTTAAAGTCTACACATTTTACGTATATGACAGAAAATCAGTTAGAGGAAGTTTATCATGCGATTGGCCATGCTGAAAATCCTGTGCTATTTTCGTTAAATTTAATGCAATATTTATACTCAACATTTGAATATAATCCTGGTGCGACCGACGTTACGACAACTGCAAGTCAAGCCTTTGCCCTTAAGCGAGGTGTTTGTCAGGATTTCACACATGTCATGCTTGCGATATTAAGAGCAAAAGGAATTCCAGCTCGCTATGTTAGCGGTTATTTATACGTTGACGAAAACTCCGCCTTAATCGGAGATATTGCAACCCATGCTTGGGTAGAAGTCATGATACCAGGAATCGGTTGGATTGGTCTGGATCCAACCAATAATGTAGAAGTATTAGAAAATCACATTATTTTATGCATTGGCCGTGATTATTCTGATATAAGCCCGGTTGAAGGTGTTTATTCAGGTGGAAAACATGATTTAACAGTTAAAGTGAGCGTTAAAGCAGTGAATCATTTGTAA
- a CDS encoding alpha-E domain-containing protein, whose protein sequence is MLSRVADALYWMARYSERTQTNAHILQVQLLNMLEQSGKENEYIDHWEAVLNICASKEEYLTFYESIRVNPLIDYLLFSEKNCNALHATLRAVRENARVTRDSIPIELWELQNAFYLSLQQEIIGRERPIPLIVLNSFLQNIRKTSLTVTGLIEGSMDRDLPFYFIQVGKWLERAEKTIRMALIVLEQHKEVAISLIEADGTFLLDLSEATEAYSRKHRQTNLLCVIQYLLQDKHFPRSVMFCLQKLEESFSCLENDPLSARFLELHTPLKSLLFAMMNVDLWNITLEETILLMEERLCQCIDFGNTFATIYHLYEPSVQP, encoded by the coding sequence ATGCTAAGTCGAGTAGCCGATGCACTATACTGGATGGCAAGATATAGTGAACGAACACAAACGAATGCACATATATTACAAGTACAGCTGTTGAATATGTTGGAGCAATCTGGTAAAGAAAATGAATACATCGACCATTGGGAAGCGGTGTTGAATATTTGTGCCTCGAAGGAAGAATACTTGACCTTTTATGAATCCATTCGAGTTAATCCACTTATCGACTATCTACTCTTTTCTGAAAAGAACTGTAACGCCCTTCATGCTACTTTACGTGCGGTTAGGGAAAATGCACGTGTCACTCGTGATAGCATCCCGATTGAGCTTTGGGAATTGCAAAATGCCTTTTATTTATCTTTACAGCAAGAAATAATCGGACGTGAAAGACCAATTCCACTTATCGTACTGAACTCTTTTTTACAAAATATTCGAAAGACTTCGTTGACGGTTACAGGGCTTATCGAAGGCTCGATGGATCGAGATTTACCTTTTTATTTCATACAAGTTGGAAAATGGTTAGAACGAGCTGAAAAGACGATTCGTATGGCTTTAATTGTACTGGAGCAACATAAGGAGGTAGCCATCTCCCTAATTGAAGCGGACGGAACGTTTTTACTCGATTTATCAGAGGCAACGGAGGCTTATTCGCGGAAGCACCGCCAAACAAATTTACTTTGTGTCATTCAATATTTATTACAGGATAAGCATTTCCCACGTTCAGTGATGTTTTGCTTACAAAAATTAGAAGAATCGTTTAGTTGTTTAGAAAACGATCCTCTTTCAGCAAGATTTTTAGAGCTTCATACCCCATTAAAAAGTTTATTATTTGCCATGATGAATGTGGACTTATGGAATATTACCTTAGAGGAAACTATTCTGCTAATGGAGGAAAGATTGTGTCAATGTATTGATTTTGGAAATACATTTGCTACAATTTATCATTTATATGAACCCAGCGTACAACCTTGA
- a CDS encoding circularly permuted type 2 ATP-grasp protein: MMKFYESGLFFDEMLDGNQPKPHYRSFHHKLNAFSKEQLNEKYQQAQSSFLRQGITFTVYGAQGGTERTMPFDFIPIIIPHEQWEVIEAGMKQRVKALNCFLQDVYHEQSIFQDGLIPKRLIENNPYYYKEMVGVKVPIDNHIFLAGIDLIRDENGIYYVLEDNLRNPSGISYVFQNRYVMKEVYPEFFSKHTIQSLDKQMAFMKKALLSHRPPCMELSVEPKAVLLTAGMYNSAYYDHVFLAQQLNIQLVEGRDLVVQNNKVYMKTIYGLEQIDIIYRRIDDDFLDPVVFREDSLLGVPHIMDAYKAGNIAILNAVGNGVADDKAMYTYVPDMIRYYLNEEPILRNVKTYHLDDDRQREWVLEHMKELVIKNVSASGGYDMLIGPHASDEEIAIFKEKIIENPCQYIAQPTINLSRAPAFQDGRLYPCHVDLRVYVMKGEDIYVLPGGLSRVALKEGSLVVNSSQGGGAKDTWILKEELQYAKSSSRCTILDGKI, encoded by the coding sequence ATGATGAAATTCTATGAATCTGGTTTGTTTTTTGATGAAATGTTAGATGGCAATCAACCGAAGCCTCATTATCGGTCTTTCCACCATAAGCTCAATGCATTCTCGAAGGAACAATTAAATGAAAAATACCAGCAAGCACAATCAAGCTTCCTGAGACAAGGCATTACATTTACCGTATACGGAGCACAAGGTGGCACAGAGCGAACAATGCCCTTTGATTTTATTCCTATAATTATTCCACATGAACAGTGGGAAGTAATTGAAGCTGGTATGAAGCAACGTGTGAAAGCTCTAAATTGCTTTTTACAGGATGTCTATCATGAACAGTCCATTTTTCAGGATGGGCTTATTCCGAAACGATTGATTGAGAACAATCCGTACTATTATAAAGAAATGGTTGGTGTAAAAGTACCGATCGATAATCATATTTTTTTAGCTGGCATTGATTTGATTCGTGATGAAAACGGTATTTATTACGTGTTAGAGGATAATTTACGTAATCCTTCAGGTATTTCTTATGTCTTTCAAAATCGATATGTCATGAAGGAAGTGTATCCTGAATTTTTCTCTAAACATACCATCCAGTCACTTGACAAACAAATGGCCTTTATGAAGAAGGCACTCCTTTCTCATCGGCCACCCTGTATGGAGTTAAGTGTAGAACCTAAGGCTGTTCTATTAACTGCAGGTATGTATAATTCAGCATATTATGATCATGTTTTCTTAGCACAGCAGCTAAATATTCAGCTTGTCGAGGGTCGTGATTTAGTTGTTCAAAATAATAAGGTGTATATGAAGACAATTTATGGTCTAGAGCAAATTGATATTATTTATCGTCGAATTGATGATGATTTTTTAGATCCTGTTGTTTTCCGTGAGGATTCTTTACTTGGAGTCCCTCATATCATGGATGCTTATAAGGCTGGAAATATAGCCATTTTAAATGCTGTTGGTAACGGTGTTGCCGATGATAAAGCGATGTATACCTATGTGCCGGATATGATTCGCTACTATTTAAATGAGGAGCCTATTTTACGTAATGTGAAGACTTATCATCTTGATGATGACAGACAACGTGAATGGGTTCTTGAGCATATGAAAGAGCTTGTCATAAAAAATGTTAGTGCCTCTGGTGGCTATGATATGCTAATTGGTCCACATGCAAGCGATGAAGAAATTGCGATATTTAAAGAAAAAATTATAGAAAACCCGTGTCAATACATTGCACAACCGACGATTAACTTGTCAAGAGCACCTGCTTTCCAGGATGGAAGATTGTACCCTTGCCATGTCGATTTGCGTGTATATGTGATGAAGGGTGAGGATATTTATGTGCTTCCTGGCGGTTTATCTCGTGTGGCACTGAAAGAAGGATCTTTAGTCGTGAATTCATCACAGGGTGGAGGAGCAAAAGATACATGGATATTAAAGGAGGAATTACAGTATGCTAAGTCGAGTAGCCGATGCACTATACTGGATGGCAAGATATAG
- a CDS encoding tyrosine recombinase XerC codes for MEKTKLPKIMRDFLVYLTTIKGKSQRTRKEYEYDLTLFFRFYIAIQNDHDISDITKIDISTITIEEIREITLEDLYLFMEYCEVQRGNSASARARKVATLKSYFKYLKGKRRLLEENPADELETPKIGRKRPIYMNLEEATQFIDGIQPNRASPRNYCMMMFFLNLGIRVTELCQLQRSSIQGRYLTVVGKGNKERTVYLNDSCMQALADYENSGKTTYKGDGEEPLFVSQKGTRFTRQTVAKIVKQINQQSGLQKERLTPHKLRHTSATMMYKSGADIRSLQHILGHSSVATTQIYTHIEDEELQHVLENNPFNIVRER; via the coding sequence ATGGAAAAGACTAAACTTCCTAAAATAATGAGGGACTTCCTTGTCTATTTAACGACGATTAAAGGGAAGTCTCAGCGCACAAGAAAAGAATACGAATATGATTTGACATTATTCTTCCGTTTTTACATAGCAATCCAAAATGATCATGACATATCAGATATAACGAAAATAGATATTTCTACAATTACAATAGAAGAAATCAGAGAGATTACACTGGAGGATCTTTATTTATTTATGGAGTATTGCGAGGTGCAGCGTGGAAATTCTGCATCTGCGAGAGCACGAAAGGTTGCAACGTTAAAATCATATTTTAAATATCTTAAAGGGAAACGCCGACTTCTTGAGGAAAATCCCGCTGATGAATTAGAGACACCAAAGATTGGACGAAAAAGACCTATCTATATGAATCTTGAAGAAGCCACTCAATTTATCGATGGTATCCAGCCAAATCGTGCATCTCCAAGAAATTATTGTATGATGATGTTTTTCTTAAATTTAGGTATTCGTGTAACAGAGCTTTGTCAGCTACAAAGGTCATCTATACAAGGGCGCTACTTAACTGTTGTTGGTAAAGGTAATAAAGAACGGACAGTTTACTTGAATGATAGCTGTATGCAGGCGCTTGCAGACTATGAAAATAGTGGAAAGACAACGTATAAAGGTGATGGCGAGGAGCCCCTTTTTGTCTCACAAAAGGGAACACGCTTTACACGTCAAACCGTTGCGAAAATTGTTAAACAAATTAATCAGCAATCCGGACTTCAAAAAGAACGACTGACACCTCATAAATTACGACACACATCCGCTACAATGATGTATAAATCAGGGGCAGATATTCGAAGTCTTCAGCATATACTTGGCCATTCAAGTGTTGCAACGACACAAATCTACACACATATTGAGGATGAAGAGCTACAACATGTACTCGAAAATAATCCATTCAATATTGTGCGAGAAAGATAA
- a CDS encoding DinB family protein, with protein MNQLINDHLCKTRNILVKEIELLSDSQLNDKPDLRSWSIAQICHHLALVEASTVKAIAWGLKQEDSKQTERKNVQLIVDRTKKITAPKIVEPAEDFVTVQQIMEMLNDSRKKLTTFLDTIEDKSILAEKSVKHPALGELPLDQWLEQIYLHEQRHIVQILEIKMCLEVEH; from the coding sequence ATGAATCAATTAATAAATGATCATCTGTGTAAAACGAGAAATATTTTAGTTAAGGAAATTGAGTTATTAAGTGACAGTCAATTGAATGATAAGCCTGATTTAAGAAGTTGGAGTATAGCCCAAATTTGCCATCACCTAGCTTTAGTAGAAGCGTCTACAGTAAAGGCGATTGCATGGGGATTAAAACAAGAAGATAGTAAGCAAACGGAACGCAAAAATGTTCAACTTATCGTAGATCGAACAAAGAAAATAACAGCTCCAAAAATTGTTGAACCAGCTGAAGACTTCGTTACAGTTCAGCAAATAATGGAGATGCTTAACGATTCGAGAAAAAAATTAACAACTTTCCTTGATACAATTGAAGATAAATCCATATTAGCAGAAAAATCCGTGAAACATCCTGCTCTAGGTGAACTACCTCTGGATCAATGGCTTGAACAAATTTATTTACACGAGCAACGACATATAGTGCAAATATTAGAAATCAAAATGTGTTTAGAGGTTGAGCATTAA
- a CDS encoding RNA polymerase sigma factor, whose product MKVTNKDYKKMEELYELYEQKIYYVAYPILNNIQQAEDIVQETFITLYQNLEKVCNLNTQELKRYILRIAKNKTIDSYRKNKRHKIFLEEYQKESPEVVDESIEEWEQHLMCEVQIDTLLTELNDSYRQVFKYKVFYNNLTYQEISNLMGMTEVNVRKQFERARKQVQNIIGGIENDEFKELQKNG is encoded by the coding sequence ATGAAAGTTACAAACAAGGATTATAAAAAAATGGAAGAACTATACGAGTTGTATGAACAAAAAATTTATTATGTGGCCTATCCTATTTTAAATAATATTCAGCAGGCTGAAGATATTGTTCAAGAGACGTTTATTACTCTCTATCAGAATCTTGAAAAGGTCTGCAACTTGAACACCCAAGAGCTTAAACGCTACATATTGAGAATTGCGAAAAACAAAACGATCGATAGCTACCGAAAAAATAAACGACATAAAATCTTTTTAGAAGAATATCAAAAAGAGTCGCCAGAAGTAGTAGATGAAAGTATTGAAGAGTGGGAACAGCATTTAATGTGTGAGGTTCAAATTGATACATTGCTAACAGAGTTAAATGATTCATACAGACAGGTTTTTAAGTACAAAGTCTTTTATAATAACTTAACTTATCAGGAAATTTCAAATCTGATGGGAATGACTGAGGTAAATGTCCGCAAGCAATTTGAACGTGCTCGAAAACAAGTACAAAATATTATAGGAGGTATAGAAAATGACGAATTCAAAGAACTCCAAAAAAATGGATGA
- a CDS encoding anti-sigma factor, which produces MTNSKNSKKMDDLVEKIALDDFDRLDEHHEFSDTYKHKKKLFMEEIKMKGGQPQAKRKKNRILIVAACLMIGIPTTAFGAVKVYDMIVQKQNYEVNVSVSNNASKKNDNWYKLKMNYLPENMVEIENAPMKYSFKDNYAKGGFSFFLSRVGENSNFQTLYSKSYEEKEINGRKAVIVNKDTGDKSIMFDRQVYLLFEEEGIMLESTVGVDVSEEQMMKVMENISLEPTSKELASYIADYDDALFSEENEPTESIVIPLKKDSKQLFSVGEKIPVTIDQISRLDSLEFVIEKVEVFDSIKDFKQDNFNESALGILSENQALDQKKKLLPYRRDVYKVGNGKESIDELVDSQLVNPKFVYLTTTVKNIGKQAIEELYMNPFMQVLKYENNAWNYAVEDGIDEKSIMWGEVDYLAPHGKGKDFYNIGSILPGQTMKVHLGYFVDEDKLDSIFLDAFNYSGFGDYENMNEKDRLWIDIRK; this is translated from the coding sequence ATGACGAATTCAAAGAACTCCAAAAAAATGGATGACTTAGTTGAAAAAATTGCTTTAGATGATTTTGATAGACTGGATGAACATCATGAATTTTCAGATACTTACAAGCATAAAAAGAAATTGTTTATGGAAGAAATTAAGATGAAAGGCGGACAACCACAAGCAAAACGTAAAAAGAATCGAATTTTAATCGTTGCTGCCTGCTTAATGATTGGCATACCAACAACTGCTTTTGGCGCAGTGAAAGTCTATGATATGATTGTCCAAAAACAAAATTATGAAGTAAATGTTTCAGTGTCAAATAATGCCTCAAAAAAGAATGACAATTGGTATAAATTAAAAATGAATTATTTGCCGGAAAATATGGTAGAAATCGAAAATGCTCCTATGAAATATTCATTTAAAGATAACTACGCAAAGGGTGGATTTTCATTCTTTCTTTCGAGAGTAGGTGAAAATTCAAATTTTCAAACTTTATACTCAAAAAGCTACGAAGAAAAAGAGATAAATGGTAGGAAAGCAGTGATTGTCAATAAAGACACTGGAGATAAAAGTATTATGTTTGACAGACAGGTCTATCTTTTATTTGAAGAAGAGGGGATTATGCTAGAAAGTACTGTTGGAGTCGATGTAAGTGAAGAGCAAATGATGAAAGTCATGGAGAACATTTCACTTGAGCCCACATCAAAAGAGCTGGCATCATATATAGCAGATTATGATGATGCTCTTTTTAGCGAAGAGAATGAACCAACAGAATCAATCGTTATTCCTTTGAAAAAAGACAGCAAACAACTATTTAGTGTAGGAGAAAAGATTCCAGTAACTATAGATCAAATAAGCAGATTAGACAGCCTCGAATTTGTTATAGAAAAAGTTGAAGTCTTTGATTCAATCAAAGATTTTAAACAAGATAACTTTAATGAATCAGCACTAGGAATACTAAGTGAGAATCAGGCTTTAGATCAGAAAAAGAAATTGTTACCGTATAGACGAGATGTATATAAAGTTGGAAATGGTAAAGAATCAATTGACGAATTAGTAGATTCACAATTAGTTAATCCTAAATTTGTCTACCTGACAACAACAGTGAAAAATATTGGTAAACAGGCAATAGAAGAACTCTATATGAATCCATTCATGCAAGTGCTTAAATATGAAAATAATGCATGGAACTATGCTGTAGAAGATGGAATTGACGAAAAAAGTATTATGTGGGGCGAGGTTGATTATCTAGCACCGCACGGGAAGGGAAAAGATTTTTACAATATTGGCAGTATCCTACCCGGACAAACGATGAAAGTTCACTTAGGTTATTTTGTAGACGAGGATAAACTGGATTCAATATTCCTTGATGCTTTCAATTACAGTGGGTTTGGTGATTATGAAAACATGAATGAGAAAGATCGTTTGTGGATTGATATTCGTAAATAG
- a CDS encoding transcriptional regulator, translating into MSKYRDGYDFYCEMCERYGLEPISFRYYVLQLSQQQLSAYNMQAKQLGI; encoded by the coding sequence ATGTCAAAGTATCGTGATGGTTATGATTTTTATTGTGAAATGTGTGAGCGCTATGGTTTAGAACCAATTTCATTCCGCTATTATGTGTTACAGTTATCACAGCAGCAACTTTCAGCTTACAACATGCAAGCAAAACAATTAGGTATTTAA
- a CDS encoding transcriptional regulator codes for MLAQFKIQTQLRQGEIDLEICEQFDLEPINFYYYVNQLSQEQLEYYNEAAQMKGSY; via the coding sequence GTGCTAGCACAATTCAAAATCCAGACGCAATTACGCCAAGGCGAAATTGATTTAGAGATATGCGAGCAATTTGATTTAGAACCCATTAATTTCTATTATTATGTCAATCAATTATCGCAAGAACAATTAGAGTATTATAACGAGGCTGCACAAATGAAAGGAAGTTATTAG
- a CDS encoding transcriptional regulator: MTDYREGYEFYRQICEKHDLEPINFHYYILNLSHEQLNAYNERAKTFGGPIEYEVS; encoded by the coding sequence ATGACAGATTATCGAGAAGGCTATGAATTTTATCGACAAATATGTGAGAAACACGATTTAGAGCCAATAAATTTTCACTATTACATTTTAAACTTATCTCATGAGCAATTAAATGCTTACAATGAACGAGCCAAAACATTTGGAGGTCCAATAGAATATGAAGTCTCTTAA
- a CDS encoding GGDEF domain-containing phosphodiesterase — MMNITPSNINQVTYSLKELQDIFSAMNSSIIVAITDRTGKITFVNDHFCKISKYTREELLGQDHRLLNSGFHPKSFFREMWKTIGKGEMWNGEVCNRAKDGGLYWVKTTIFPFLDDFGKPYQYIAIRVDITAQKDLKKITHIAYQDELTGLPNRRKLDQRLEYELHQSRCTGKKFALFFIDVNRFKNINDGLGHIIGDMFLVEMAERLRNVDYTSNSIYRHNSDEFVMILNDVDRIEEKAREIINVFNESFIVDTYEFYASISMGISIFPDHANSIEALLKNADTAMYAAKSTRGNQYRLYRPNLDEINNQWLLLETKLHQALRRDSLELHYQPKINLKTNKMTGMEALLRWYDPELGQMSPDRFIPFAEECRLINDIGVWVLRKASAQARAWNEIHNLNLRVAVNISPIHISTPGFAAMVQEVIAETKIDPHFLEIEITEMSMLDYTEDLINTINQLRALGITISIDDFGTGYSSLNYLKTFPVDVLKIDRAFVQDIVPEKSGIAMISAMISLAHALNLQVVAEGVEEEAELNVLREHGCDFVQGYFFSKPLSVEAFTQLIVDSCM, encoded by the coding sequence ATGATGAATATCACGCCTAGTAATATCAATCAAGTTACCTACAGTCTAAAAGAATTACAAGATATTTTTTCAGCGATGAACAGTTCAATCATCGTAGCGATTACAGATCGAACTGGGAAAATCACGTTTGTTAATGATCATTTTTGCAAGATTTCTAAATATACTCGTGAAGAATTATTAGGGCAGGATCACCGTTTACTCAATTCAGGATTTCATCCAAAATCTTTCTTTAGAGAGATGTGGAAAACTATAGGTAAGGGTGAAATGTGGAATGGCGAGGTATGCAATCGCGCAAAGGACGGCGGTCTTTATTGGGTGAAGACAACGATCTTTCCTTTTCTTGATGACTTTGGTAAACCGTATCAATATATTGCTATACGGGTCGATATTACCGCACAAAAGGATTTAAAAAAGATTACCCATATTGCTTATCAAGATGAATTAACAGGGCTACCCAATCGTCGTAAATTAGACCAACGTTTAGAATATGAATTGCATCAATCTCGTTGCACTGGCAAAAAGTTTGCGTTATTTTTCATTGATGTGAATCGTTTTAAAAACATAAACGATGGACTTGGTCATATCATAGGGGATATGTTCTTAGTGGAAATGGCGGAGCGTCTTCGCAACGTTGATTATACATCTAATTCCATCTACCGCCACAATAGTGATGAATTTGTCATGATACTAAATGATGTTGACCGTATTGAGGAGAAGGCCAGGGAAATAATCAACGTCTTTAATGAGAGTTTTATAGTCGATACATATGAATTCTATGCAAGCATTAGTATGGGGATTAGTATTTTCCCAGATCATGCAAACTCCATAGAGGCATTATTGAAGAATGCAGATACCGCCATGTATGCTGCGAAATCTACACGTGGTAATCAATATCGCTTGTACCGACCGAATTTGGATGAAATCAATAATCAATGGCTTTTACTTGAAACAAAATTACATCAAGCGTTAAGAAGAGATAGTTTAGAGTTACATTATCAGCCAAAAATCAATTTAAAAACGAATAAAATGACTGGCATGGAGGCATTACTTCGCTGGTATGATCCTGAACTAGGCCAGATGTCACCAGATCGTTTTATTCCATTTGCTGAGGAATGTAGGCTTATTAATGACATAGGTGTGTGGGTATTAAGAAAAGCATCTGCTCAGGCACGTGCTTGGAATGAGATACATAATTTAAACTTACGAGTAGCTGTAAACATTTCACCGATACATATTAGTACACCAGGATTTGCCGCTATGGTACAAGAAGTGATTGCCGAAACAAAAATTGATCCGCACTTTTTAGAAATTGAAATTACAGAAATGAGTATGCTGGATTATACGGAAGATTTAATTAATACCATTAATCAATTAAGAGCACTTGGTATTACAATTTCAATAGATGATTTCGGAACTGGTTATTCGTCACTGAATTATTTAAAGACATTCCCAGTCGATGTCTTAAAAATAGATCGTGCATTTGTCCAAGATATTGTGCCTGAAAAATCAGGAATTGCTATGATTTCAGCCATGATTTCTCTAGCACATGCCTTAAATCTTCAAGTAGTAGCTGAAGGTGTCGAAGAAGAAGCTGAATTAAATGTGCTACGTGAGCATGGCTGCGATTTCGTTCAGGGCTATTTCTTCAGTAAGCCATTATCGGTAGAAGCCTTTACGCAGTTGATTGTAGATAGCTGTATGTAG
- a CDS encoding VTT domain-containing protein has protein sequence MQETFFQLLEQAGPFAVFLSLFINIVVSIIGVLPSVFITAGNLTIFGLYNGLIVSIIGEGLGALISFILYRKGLKKWRHSDYQHPVILKLKQLEGYNAFWVILCLRILPFVPSGVITLGCAFSKVSLGIFTVASTLGKIPSLIIEASAIYGFMQVDLKWKYVIIIVTLILFLIWKVKNKSSY, from the coding sequence ATGCAAGAAACTTTTTTTCAATTATTGGAACAGGCTGGTCCGTTTGCAGTCTTTTTAAGTTTATTCATTAATATAGTAGTGAGTATTATAGGTGTACTACCAAGTGTATTTATTACAGCAGGAAACCTAACAATTTTTGGTCTATATAACGGTTTAATCGTTTCTATTATCGGTGAGGGGTTAGGCGCATTAATTAGCTTTATTTTATATAGAAAAGGGTTAAAGAAATGGAGACATAGTGATTACCAACATCCAGTAATTTTAAAATTAAAGCAGCTTGAGGGATATAATGCATTTTGGGTTATTTTATGCTTAAGAATCCTCCCATTTGTTCCATCTGGTGTTATAACGTTAGGATGTGCATTTTCAAAAGTTTCTCTAGGTATATTTACAGTTGCTAGTACGTTAGGGAAAATACCGTCACTTATTATAGAAGCAAGCGCAATATATGGTTTTATGCAAGTTGATCTTAAGTGGAAATATGTAATCATTATTGTTACCTTGATTCTCTTTCTAATATGGAAGGTAAAGAATAAGTCTTCATATTAA
- a CDS encoding WYL domain-containing protein, producing the protein MPKIDNMLAILWMLRSGEKITAKQISEKLEMNIRTVYRYIDTISTSGVPIISEPGHNGGYTLLNNFIEAPLFFDFEEQTSLFHAAVFAEEAGYYGGEALNRAISKLSKYSNQEQETKINQHLTSLEVISRLSSPSMEPFLKELEQAVADGYSVKILYHKSGEKQLNYRLVDPYRIIYWNNKWYVIGFCHLRNDIRSFRVDRIESLMLTENKFNRPENFSARDFFMNNLLPTIEDQEGITYLVINGNESTLNDVCQHWFLGHYLQERTSNQAVFLLEKDMIHTYVPYLLLPYNKSIKVIEPISLKKRLIEVLSELIKFHQV; encoded by the coding sequence ATGCCTAAAATTGACAATATGTTAGCAATTCTATGGATGCTTCGTTCAGGTGAAAAAATTACTGCAAAACAAATTTCAGAAAAGTTAGAGATGAATATAAGGACTGTGTATCGTTATATTGATACAATTTCAACAAGTGGCGTACCTATCATTTCAGAACCAGGACATAACGGTGGATACACTTTATTGAACAATTTTATTGAGGCTCCTCTTTTTTTTGATTTTGAAGAGCAAACTTCACTATTTCACGCTGCTGTTTTTGCAGAAGAAGCCGGATATTATGGAGGTGAAGCACTAAATAGGGCCATTTCAAAACTAAGTAAATACTCAAATCAAGAGCAGGAAACAAAGATAAATCAACATTTAACTAGTCTTGAAGTAATAAGTCGATTAAGTTCACCCTCTATGGAACCTTTTTTGAAGGAGTTGGAGCAGGCTGTAGCTGACGGGTACTCAGTAAAAATTCTTTACCATAAAAGTGGCGAAAAGCAATTAAATTATAGATTGGTCGATCCGTACAGAATTATCTATTGGAATAATAAGTGGTATGTGATTGGATTTTGTCATCTTAGGAATGATATCCGTAGTTTTAGAGTAGATCGAATTGAAAGTCTAATGCTAACCGAAAATAAGTTTAACCGGCCAGAAAATTTTTCAGCACGTGACTTTTTTATGAATAACCTCCTTCCAACTATAGAAGATCAGGAAGGGATTACTTATTTGGTTATTAATGGAAATGAAAGTACGCTGAATGATGTTTGCCAACATTGGTTTTTAGGACATTATTTACAAGAACGGACTTCAAATCAAGCAGTTTTTCTTCTTGAAAAAGATATGATACATACATATGTACCTTATTTACTTTTACCGTACAATAAATCTATTAAAGTTATTGAGCCAATAAGTCTTAAGAAAAGACTTATTGAAGTTCTGTCGGAATTAATAAAATTTCATCAAGTATGA